One segment of Patescibacteria group bacterium DNA contains the following:
- a CDS encoding SPFH domain-containing protein: MATFWIILVIFVLIVLALASVFTVQQQSVAVIQRFGKFKKMSSSGLNFRIPLIDHIAGHIGLRINQLDVKIETKTEDNVFVHVTVSVQYQVLLEKLYDAFYKLINPKEQISSYVFDIVRAQVPKLKLDNVFENKDEIANAVNTELSQAMSDFGYQIIKSLVTDIEPDAQVKAAMNEINAAQRLRVAAQEKGEAEKILMVKKAEAESESKKLQGEGIANQRRAIINGLKESVDDFQKSIKGSTAHDVMNLVMVTQYFDTLKDIGASSKASAVFIPHSPGAVADLTAQIRDALLQADGAKQ; encoded by the coding sequence ATGGCTACTTTTTGGATTATTCTTGTCATTTTTGTCTTGATCGTCCTGGCTCTGGCTTCAGTATTCACTGTCCAACAGCAGAGCGTGGCCGTCATCCAAAGATTCGGCAAGTTCAAAAAAATGTCCTCTTCCGGACTTAACTTCCGCATCCCCCTGATTGACCACATCGCCGGACACATCGGCCTGCGTATCAATCAGCTGGACGTTAAAATCGAGACCAAAACTGAAGACAATGTTTTTGTCCACGTCACTGTTTCCGTCCAATATCAGGTCTTGCTGGAAAAACTGTATGACGCTTTTTATAAATTAATAAACCCCAAAGAACAAATATCTTCTTACGTCTTTGATATTGTTCGCGCTCAGGTTCCAAAACTGAAATTAGACAATGTTTTTGAAAATAAAGACGAGATCGCCAATGCCGTTAACACCGAGTTATCGCAAGCCATGTCCGACTTCGGTTACCAAATCATTAAATCTTTGGTTACCGATATTGAGCCGGACGCCCAGGTCAAAGCGGCCATGAACGAAATTAACGCCGCTCAGCGCCTGCGCGTTGCCGCCCAAGAAAAAGGCGAAGCAGAAAAAATTTTAATGGTAAAAAAAGCGGAAGCCGAATCGGAAAGCAAAAAACTGCAAGGTGAAGGCATCGCCAATCAGCGTCGTGCTATCATTAACGGCCTTAAAGAATCAGTTGACGACTTTCAAAAATCAATCAAGGGTTCAACCGCTCATGACGTTATGAACTTGGTTATGGTTACCCAATATTTTGACACTCTCAAAGACATCGGCGCTTCTTCCAAAGCCAGCGCCGTGTTTATACCCCATTCTCCGGGAGCGGTCGCCGACTTGACAGCTCAAATCCGCGATGCCCTGTTGCAAGCTGATGGAGCCAAGCAATAA
- the deoC gene encoding deoxyribose-phosphate aldolase, whose product MINIAHYIDHTLLKPNATIKQIKQLCQEAINHGFYSVCVNPCHVYQCLLALHNTNVKVCSVVGFPLGANDSEIKSAEAKVAIAKGANELDMVMNVGFLLSEEFDLIIEEIEVIAATAHSNDVLLKVIIEAGLLTDEQKVKACKLAAYAGADFVKTCTGFSGGQATVEDVRLMKAAVGQRVEVKASGGIKDYATALAMIEAGASRIGTSSGVKIAMEELETLASRFNGRLEAKE is encoded by the coding sequence ATGATAAATATCGCTCATTACATTGACCACACCTTACTTAAGCCCAATGCCACCATCAAACAGATCAAGCAACTTTGCCAGGAAGCCATAAACCATGGATTTTATTCTGTTTGCGTCAATCCTTGCCATGTCTATCAATGCTTGCTAGCCCTGCACAACACTAACGTTAAAGTTTGCTCGGTAGTCGGATTTCCCTTGGGCGCCAACGATTCTGAAATTAAATCAGCTGAGGCCAAAGTCGCCATTGCTAAGGGAGCTAATGAATTAGATATGGTAATGAACGTTGGATTTTTATTAAGTGAAGAATTTGATCTTATTATTGAAGAAATAGAGGTTATCGCCGCCACTGCTCATTCCAATGACGTTTTACTTAAAGTTATAATTGAAGCCGGCTTGCTGACTGACGAACAAAAAGTGAAAGCTTGCAAGTTGGCGGCTTACGCTGGAGCTGACTTTGTCAAAACCTGCACCGGCTTTAGCGGCGGCCAAGCTACGGTGGAAGATGTCAGATTAATGAAGGCTGCAGTCGGCCAGAGAGTGGAAGTAAAGGCCTCTGGCGGAATCAAGGATTATGCTACGGCGCTCGCCATGATTGAGGCTGGCGCCAGTCGTATCGGCACCTCCAGCGGAGTCAAAATTGCAATGGAGGAATTGGAAACGCTGGCTAGCCGATTCAATGGCCGGCTAGAAGCTAAAGAATAG